A region of Gemmatimonadota bacterium DNA encodes the following proteins:
- a CDS encoding aldolase/citrate lyase family protein: MGNRVNRAVELLSQDQPVYYMGAHTGHVLTFEQGQNDASTWADYINVGMEHGAFNLGGLDDYMRGLISGGPTNSGHRTPAVIVEAPVEGASENIVRYNAWQFRQILARGVHGILLCQAESPDAIRAFVESCRYPINKIGVGHGLSTGTRGVGSESSASAIWGVNRDEYIQKADPYPLNPDGELLLGIKIENVRGASNIEQILKVPGIGFAEMGPGDLSMSMGYLHRPTPFSPEMQEVRDRVKAACAENGVAFLEGGSPETVAAKIDEGVRVVSGGREEIARIGREYSGRRMPV; the protein is encoded by the coding sequence ATGGGCAATCGCGTCAATCGCGCAGTTGAGTTGCTTTCACAAGATCAACCTGTCTATTACATGGGCGCGCATACAGGGCATGTGCTTACGTTTGAACAGGGTCAGAATGATGCCAGTACCTGGGCGGATTATATCAATGTGGGTATGGAACACGGGGCTTTTAATCTGGGGGGCCTCGACGACTATATGCGCGGTCTGATTAGCGGGGGACCTACAAATAGTGGACACAGGACGCCCGCTGTTATTGTCGAAGCTCCGGTGGAGGGCGCGTCGGAAAATATTGTGCGCTACAATGCCTGGCAATTTCGGCAGATTCTCGCGCGCGGTGTACACGGCATTTTGCTCTGTCAGGCGGAATCGCCCGATGCGATACGCGCTTTTGTCGAGTCGTGTCGCTATCCCATTAACAAAATCGGCGTTGGACACGGCCTCAGTACAGGTACGCGAGGCGTGGGATCCGAATCGTCGGCATCAGCGATATGGGGTGTTAACCGCGATGAGTACATCCAGAAGGCCGATCCCTATCCGCTGAATCCCGATGGCGAGTTGCTGTTGGGTATCAAGATTGAAAATGTGCGCGGCGCATCCAACATCGAACAGATTCTCAAGGTACCCGGCATTGGATTTGCCGAAATGGGCCCAGGCGATTTGAGTATGTCGATGGGATATTTACACCGTCCAACGCCTTTTTCTCCCGAAATGCAAGAGGTGAGGGATCGCGTGAAGGCAGCATGTGCAGAAAACGGCGTTGCTTTTCTCGAGGGGGGTAGTCCCGAGACGGTTGCGGCAAAAATAGACGAGGGGGTGCGCGTGGTTTCCGGGGGCAGGGAGGAGATCGCGCGTATTGGACGCGAATATTCAGGCCGTCGCATGCCGGTTTAA